In Reichenbachiella agarivorans, one genomic interval encodes:
- a CDS encoding polysaccharide lyase family 7 protein: MKQYLLLLSGITLLSIITLVSCKEDEGEKILSDAKQIESFEFNELDPIITGVISENNIELTVPYGTDLTQLVSSITISDLATISPASGVAQDFSAPVNYTVTAEDGSTQEYVVTVITAENPFDESKEILSFVFADLNPEVEAHIDEKYKEAEAWLPFQSDRTNLKPTIVVSEKATISPASGESQDFSSPVTYTVTAEDGTTQEYIVSVFEDEDETGFPHAVLNMRGKWKITLPLNKSDEYVTDSHAGDAKEIKPEELITYEELTYGFFKTVQHPDTDEYGVAFSANCGGERTSTGTLYSRSELREYNRNGARDWSNEGNTLHKMVLRQAVTQAPTNKPEVAAGQIHNGDDQILIRFTGNGRGRYDAYTDGDGDICTGTITEAGDPNNKTGDLRCYYENSKRYVVLDNDYTLGEIFTVEIIAQNNQVIVNYNGENKLTWDVTLKNCYFKAGCYSQSSSKNQCNGKSYPDDDVDDLAEVVIYDMELY; encoded by the coding sequence ATGAAACAATATTTACTATTACTATCAGGCATAACGCTCCTATCAATAATCACACTTGTGAGCTGCAAGGAAGATGAAGGTGAAAAAATACTCAGTGATGCAAAGCAAATAGAATCATTTGAGTTCAATGAATTGGATCCGATTATTACAGGAGTCATTTCTGAAAATAACATTGAACTTACTGTTCCTTATGGCACAGATTTGACTCAGCTAGTAAGCAGTATCACTATTTCAGACTTAGCTACAATTTCACCTGCTTCGGGCGTAGCCCAAGACTTTTCCGCTCCAGTGAATTATACAGTAACAGCGGAGGATGGTTCTACACAAGAATATGTAGTGACCGTGATCACTGCAGAAAACCCTTTTGATGAATCGAAGGAAATACTGTCTTTCGTCTTCGCCGATCTGAATCCTGAAGTCGAGGCTCACATTGATGAAAAATACAAAGAAGCAGAAGCTTGGCTTCCGTTTCAATCAGACCGCACGAATCTAAAGCCAACCATTGTAGTTTCCGAAAAAGCGACCATTTCTCCAGCATCTGGCGAGAGTCAAGATTTTTCTTCTCCAGTTACTTACACTGTCACGGCTGAAGATGGAACAACACAGGAATACATAGTATCAGTTTTTGAAGATGAAGATGAAACTGGATTTCCTCATGCCGTCCTCAATATGAGAGGTAAATGGAAAATAACATTGCCACTCAATAAATCCGACGAATATGTAACGGACAGCCATGCAGGTGATGCCAAAGAAATAAAACCAGAAGAACTCATCACTTATGAAGAGTTGACATACGGTTTTTTCAAAACAGTGCAACACCCAGATACCGATGAGTATGGAGTAGCTTTCTCAGCCAACTGTGGAGGAGAAAGAACCTCAACTGGCACACTTTACTCTAGGTCAGAACTGAGAGAATACAATAGAAATGGCGCCAGAGATTGGAGCAACGAAGGAAACACTCTTCATAAAATGGTTTTGCGTCAAGCCGTCACACAAGCCCCTACCAACAAACCTGAAGTAGCTGCCGGACAAATTCACAATGGCGATGACCAAATTCTCATTCGATTCACTGGCAATGGCAGAGGTAGATATGATGCATACACTGATGGAGATGGAGATATCTGCACAGGGACTATCACTGAGGCTGGAGATCCTAACAACAAGACTGGAGATTTAAGATGCTACTACGAAAACAGTAAGCGATATGTCGTACTGGATAACGACTATACACTAGGAGAAATATTCACTGTCGAAATCATTGCTCAAAACAATCAGGTAATCGTCAACTACAATGGTGAAAATAAATTGACCTGGGATGTCACTCTGAAAAATTGCTACTTCAAAGCAGGTTGTTACTCACAATCGAGTTCAAAAAACCAATGCAATGGCAAAAGTTACCCTGATGATGATGTGGATGACTTGGCAGAGGTTGTTATCTACGATATGGAACTCTACTAA
- a CDS encoding PKD domain-containing protein — MSVLIFATSCGEDDGGGKKVDPVASFTAQVEVFEVTFYNTSEGAVSYAWNFGDDATSTDQNVIHTYASPGDYTVTLTITGADGTTSTAENVVSIVIPEAAFKNGNFDLYASDSPDYQLNNDDWEPVAENGWVIDEAVFRAGGMTTDGKLDAEGNKTNGIKYNAPNRGVYQVVDVTVGATYEVKFEATTEALDVPEVDLATFYMLSEIITNKDGVTDANTLGKVSVQSDPNGGKTSWKTFTFEFTATTDKVLFFGKSVDPVGSDSNREVWFDNFEITLK, encoded by the coding sequence ATGAGTGTATTAATATTTGCCACTTCATGTGGCGAAGACGATGGTGGGGGGAAAAAAGTAGATCCTGTTGCTTCATTTACTGCTCAAGTAGAAGTATTTGAGGTCACTTTCTACAATACCTCTGAAGGAGCTGTAAGCTATGCTTGGAATTTTGGGGATGATGCAACATCTACTGATCAAAATGTTATACACACCTACGCATCTCCAGGCGACTACACTGTTACATTGACTATCACTGGTGCTGATGGCACTACTTCTACTGCAGAGAATGTCGTTTCTATTGTAATCCCAGAAGCCGCATTCAAAAATGGAAACTTTGATTTATATGCTAGTGATAGCCCTGACTATCAATTGAATAATGATGATTGGGAGCCTGTAGCAGAGAATGGATGGGTAATAGATGAAGCAGTATTTAGAGCTGGTGGTATGACTACTGACGGCAAGTTAGACGCAGAAGGCAACAAAACCAATGGCATTAAATACAATGCTCCAAACAGAGGAGTTTACCAAGTGGTTGACGTTACTGTTGGAGCTACATACGAGGTTAAATTCGAGGCTACTACAGAGGCGCTAGATGTACCAGAAGTTGACCTAGCTACTTTTTATATGTTGAGTGAAATCATCACGAACAAAGATGGCGTAACAGATGCAAACACTTTAGGCAAAGTCTCTGTTCAAAGTGATCCAAATGGTGGTAAAACATCTTGGAAAACTTTCACATTTGAATTCACTGCTACAACTGACAAAGTTCTTTTCTTCGGAAAATCTGTGGATCCAGTAGGATCAGACAGTAATCGTGAAGTTTGGTTTGACAACTTCGAGATCACGTTAAAATGA
- a CDS encoding PKD domain-containing protein yields the protein MIMVLGVVFTACKDDDPKPGTEPVANFTSVVDELKVTFTNTSTDATSYAWNFGDDATSTDESPVHTYAESGTYTVTLVATDDDEQSNTKTESITVEVAVVGPTAGFTSAADFLVVTFTNTSENATSYAWTFGDDQTSTDAAPVHTYAAAGTYTVTLVATGANNLTNTTTASITVEASTEPVASFTSVANGLEVTFTNTSTNSTTYSWDFGVDGDDTDVSTDKDPVYTYATDGTYTVKLIASDDNGTTNEITAEVTVAAAAVLVVEFNNGTFDLYASTDTENYQKNNDMWEEPDGWDDANFQVGGMSTDGKKIGETKTNGIKFADALRGLYQEIVVEIGTSYTVTFDASTETWIDGVQVDKLKAYLLTGPITSETQIIDDGGASDNVYTSVTAKSPVLQADATKSGWVTYTMNFTAETTSLVFFLKSIDPAADSNNESWLDNIIITKD from the coding sequence ATGATAATGGTATTAGGAGTAGTCTTTACCGCGTGTAAAGACGATGATCCTAAACCAGGTACTGAGCCTGTAGCTAATTTCACCTCAGTGGTGGATGAGTTGAAAGTAACCTTCACCAACACTTCCACTGACGCGACATCTTACGCGTGGAACTTCGGTGACGATGCTACATCTACTGATGAGTCTCCTGTTCATACTTATGCAGAATCAGGAACTTATACCGTCACGCTCGTAGCAACTGATGACGATGAGCAATCAAACACAAAAACAGAATCTATCACAGTAGAAGTAGCTGTAGTTGGACCAACTGCTGGGTTCACTTCTGCGGCTGATTTCTTGGTAGTTACATTCACCAATACCTCAGAAAATGCAACCAGTTATGCTTGGACATTTGGTGATGACCAAACCTCTACTGATGCTGCACCAGTGCATACTTATGCAGCGGCTGGTACGTACACCGTCACTTTGGTAGCTACAGGTGCCAACAATTTAACCAACACGACGACCGCTAGTATTACAGTTGAAGCATCAACTGAGCCAGTAGCAAGTTTTACCTCTGTAGCCAATGGACTTGAGGTGACATTTACCAACACATCCACTAATTCAACTACCTATTCTTGGGATTTTGGGGTAGATGGTGACGATACAGACGTCTCTACAGACAAAGATCCCGTTTATACTTACGCTACAGATGGCACCTACACTGTTAAATTGATAGCAAGTGATGACAATGGAACAACAAACGAAATTACTGCAGAAGTAACTGTGGCAGCTGCTGCTGTCCTTGTTGTAGAATTTAATAATGGCACATTTGATTTGTATGCTAGTACTGATACAGAAAACTATCAGAAAAATAACGATATGTGGGAAGAGCCTGATGGATGGGATGACGCTAATTTCCAAGTAGGGGGAATGAGTACTGACGGTAAAAAAATTGGTGAGACTAAAACCAACGGTATCAAGTTTGCTGATGCATTACGAGGATTGTACCAAGAAATAGTGGTTGAAATAGGTACCTCATACACTGTTACCTTCGATGCCTCAACAGAAACATGGATTGATGGTGTGCAAGTAGATAAACTAAAAGCCTATTTGCTAACAGGCCCTATAACTTCTGAAACGCAAATAATTGATGACGGGGGTGCAAGTGATAACGTTTATACGTCTGTTACAGCTAAGAGTCCCGTATTGCAAGCAGATGCTACTAAATCTGGATGGGTCACTTATACAATGAACTTCACAGCAGAAACGACGTCTTTGGTCTTCTTTTTGAAGAGCATTGATCCAGCAGCTGATAGTAATAATGAGAGCTGGTTGGACAACATCATCATTACTAAGGATTAA
- a CDS encoding alpha/beta hydrolase — MKKIAPLFTLLAFIVFASCLHEIIYSDDTQFAPYQQNPPFTLPDNSTFYQNIPYDQHERNQLDIFLPAPSNGNSSPLLIIIHGGGFVQGDKKQAYSSSYHRHLINNLLSKNIAVSTINYRYVDDNGGIMRSINDCKRALQFIKHHRDSLGINSSKIILMGSSAGAGTALYIGLSSDLADLTSAEPILHQSTQVLGVIGTETQATYDIAKWDQLVFSTYQTLGFNHQDIISIIGKSRIEQYLGAKDTDVNSDETWGSHLDILSLMTTDDPEIYIANQKIANSVPTNSSELYHHPLHAKVLMDKAKEAGLSSRFYIPELDIDTRDEESIEDFILRKLL, encoded by the coding sequence ATGAAAAAGATAGCCCCTCTATTCACTTTACTTGCTTTCATTGTTTTTGCTTCATGTTTGCATGAAATCATTTATTCTGACGATACTCAATTTGCACCCTATCAACAAAATCCACCATTCACACTTCCAGACAATAGTACCTTTTATCAAAATATCCCCTATGATCAACATGAAAGGAATCAATTAGATATTTTCCTACCCGCCCCATCGAATGGAAACTCCTCACCATTGCTAATCATTATTCATGGAGGTGGTTTTGTACAGGGAGATAAAAAACAAGCATACTCCAGCTCTTACCACCGCCATTTGATCAATAATTTATTGTCCAAAAACATAGCCGTGTCTACCATCAATTACCGCTATGTAGATGACAATGGAGGCATCATGAGAAGCATCAATGATTGTAAAAGAGCCTTGCAGTTTATCAAACACCACCGCGATTCTTTAGGCATAAACAGCTCCAAAATCATCCTAATGGGAAGCTCTGCGGGCGCTGGGACAGCACTGTATATCGGACTAAGCAGTGACTTAGCCGACCTCACTAGTGCAGAGCCCATACTACACCAGTCTACCCAAGTACTAGGAGTCATAGGCACCGAAACACAAGCTACCTATGATATAGCCAAATGGGATCAATTGGTATTTTCAACGTACCAAACACTAGGATTTAATCATCAAGACATAATATCCATCATCGGAAAATCTAGAATTGAACAATACCTTGGAGCGAAGGATACAGACGTGAATTCTGATGAAACATGGGGTTCTCACCTAGATATACTGAGTCTGATGACTACCGATGATCCAGAAATCTACATTGCCAACCAAAAAATTGCCAATAGTGTCCCTACAAATAGTTCAGAGCTATACCATCATCCGTTACATGCCAAAGTACTGATGGATAAGGCAAAGGAAGCTGGTCTTTCTTCCAGATTTTACATTCCAGAACTGGATATTGACACCCGGGATGAGGAGTCGATAGAAGATTTTATCTTAAGAAAACTATTGTAA
- a CDS encoding SDR family NAD(P)-dependent oxidoreductase: MKLEGKVAVVTGATGGIGFAVAKRLGKDGYTVVLNGIEDEKGAKCVEELAAEGIKAEYVGFDVTSDEAVTENITKIGEKYGKIDLLVNNAGGLGGRARFEEMTTEFYRFVMALNLDSVFFASRAAIPFLKKGENASIINYTSNAGWNAGGPGAGVYGTSKAGVHAITRALAKDLAEYGIRVNAVSPGTIDTPFHAQIKETKPEVFATWKNSILLGRLGEAEEVASVVAFLASNDASFITAETIQIGGGQALGI; this comes from the coding sequence ATGAAATTAGAAGGTAAAGTAGCAGTAGTAACGGGAGCCACAGGTGGAATCGGTTTCGCAGTAGCCAAACGATTAGGTAAAGATGGCTACACTGTTGTTTTAAACGGCATTGAGGATGAAAAAGGAGCTAAATGCGTAGAGGAGTTAGCTGCAGAAGGTATAAAGGCTGAATATGTTGGGTTTGATGTGACTAGCGATGAAGCTGTAACAGAAAACATTACTAAAATCGGTGAAAAGTACGGTAAAATTGATCTTCTTGTAAACAATGCAGGTGGACTTGGAGGAAGAGCTAGGTTTGAAGAAATGACAACAGAATTTTACAGATTCGTGATGGCTCTCAACCTTGATTCAGTATTTTTTGCTTCAAGAGCTGCCATTCCATTCCTTAAAAAGGGTGAGAATGCTTCAATCATCAATTACACATCTAACGCAGGTTGGAATGCAGGTGGACCAGGCGCTGGTGTTTATGGTACTTCTAAAGCTGGAGTTCATGCAATTACAAGAGCATTGGCTAAAGACTTGGCTGAGTATGGAATCAGAGTAAATGCCGTATCACCTGGAACAATTGATACTCCATTCCACGCGCAAATAAAGGAAACTAAGCCTGAAGTATTTGCTACATGGAAGAACAGCATTTTGTTGGGTAGATTAGGCGAAGCAGAAGAGGTTGCTTCTGTCGTAGCATTCCTTGCTAGCAATGATGCATCTTTCATTACAGCAGAGACGATCCAAATTGGTGGAGGTCAGGCTTTAGGAATCTAA
- a CDS encoding MFS transporter — translation MKVKGLRWWIIVLIFIATVINYIDRTAISVMWPGISEELGFTKHHYSIMLNVFMVAYAIGQSVSGRMFDKIGTRMGYVVSIMAWGASTALHAVASGLMSFGLFRVMLGVSEAGNWPGAVKSNAEWFPAKERAMAQGIFNAGASMGSVIAPPLIAMLYLGYGWRLTFVIVGSLVLLWVIPWLIINKAAPKKHPWITKEEQDHILSDQPAQTSDEEERVLSLREILSHKEAWSVPASRFFLEPLWWLFAGWMPIYLADTYGFDVKEIGMFAWVPYVGAAIGSMAGGWFAGKLISQGKGVDKARKTTISIGAVLMFLGLLATIFMADTPEKFVGIVAVVLFGFQFSISNVQTIPSDLLSGKSVGALAGFGGTVGLFCVIGMNFLIPFITETSYTPAFVIIGAFVPLSVIAIFVLCKEIKRIEIK, via the coding sequence ATGAAAGTAAAAGGACTAAGGTGGTGGATTATAGTGTTGATTTTTATAGCGACGGTAATCAACTACATTGACAGGACGGCTATCAGTGTGATGTGGCCTGGTATATCAGAAGAGCTTGGATTTACTAAGCATCATTACTCTATCATGTTGAATGTGTTTATGGTGGCCTATGCTATTGGGCAGTCAGTCTCGGGGAGGATGTTTGATAAAATAGGCACTCGAATGGGCTATGTCGTCAGTATTATGGCTTGGGGAGCCTCGACTGCTTTGCATGCGGTGGCATCAGGACTCATGTCATTTGGATTGTTCAGAGTGATGCTCGGCGTATCCGAAGCGGGTAATTGGCCTGGAGCCGTGAAGAGTAATGCAGAGTGGTTTCCCGCAAAGGAGAGAGCCATGGCACAAGGTATATTCAATGCTGGGGCCTCTATGGGATCTGTGATTGCACCACCGCTTATTGCCATGCTATATCTTGGATATGGGTGGAGATTGACATTTGTGATAGTTGGTAGTTTGGTATTGCTATGGGTGATTCCATGGTTGATCATCAACAAGGCTGCTCCTAAGAAGCACCCTTGGATTACCAAAGAAGAGCAAGATCATATATTATCTGATCAGCCTGCTCAGACTAGCGATGAGGAAGAACGAGTATTGTCTTTGCGTGAGATTTTATCTCACAAAGAAGCTTGGTCTGTACCTGCATCTCGATTCTTTCTAGAGCCACTGTGGTGGTTGTTTGCAGGATGGATGCCTATTTACTTGGCTGACACATATGGTTTTGATGTTAAAGAAATCGGGATGTTTGCATGGGTACCTTATGTAGGTGCAGCTATTGGTAGTATGGCAGGTGGATGGTTCGCTGGAAAGCTGATCTCACAAGGAAAGGGAGTAGATAAGGCACGAAAAACAACTATTTCCATTGGCGCGGTACTTATGTTTTTGGGATTGCTAGCTACCATTTTCATGGCAGATACACCTGAAAAGTTTGTAGGTATTGTGGCTGTTGTCCTGTTTGGCTTTCAGTTTTCAATTAGCAATGTACAGACTATCCCTAGTGATTTGTTGAGCGGAAAATCTGTGGGTGCATTGGCTGGATTTGGAGGGACAGTTGGTCTTTTCTGTGTGATAGGAATGAATTTCCTCATCCCATTCATTACGGAGACTTCATACACGCCAGCATTTGTGATCATTGGTGCATTCGTGCCATTGAGTGTGATTGCAATATTTGTACTATGTAAGGAAATTAAGAGAATAGAAATAAAATAG
- a CDS encoding cupin domain-containing protein, giving the protein MKRFSDKFILADKMEWEELGGGVSRKFLGYDNQIMMVQVKFEAGALGSPHAHFHTQSTYCAAGKFEFTVGGEKQIVKAGDGIYMEPNVLHSAVCLEAGILIDVFSPVREDFLEGGEVSYFGNK; this is encoded by the coding sequence ATGAAGAGGTTTAGTGACAAATTTATTTTAGCTGATAAGATGGAATGGGAAGAATTGGGAGGAGGGGTTTCTCGTAAATTCTTAGGATATGACAATCAGATCATGATGGTACAGGTCAAATTCGAAGCAGGTGCTTTGGGGTCGCCTCACGCTCATTTTCATACACAGTCTACTTATTGTGCCGCAGGTAAATTTGAGTTTACTGTAGGTGGAGAAAAGCAAATTGTAAAAGCTGGCGATGGTATCTACATGGAACCAAATGTACTTCATAGTGCAGTTTGTCTAGAAGCAGGGATACTTATTGATGTGTTTAGCCCCGTACGAGAGGATTTTCTTGAGGGAGGTGAAGTATCATATTTTGGAAATAAATAA
- a CDS encoding heparinase II/III domain-containing protein: MSDRIVKIDLVVHRIVLIGCLNLLLLCVMASCSQEQKTTVGLNHQSILFDKQSLALIQKEYKNIPLFNESIQEAMRQVEQEIANGIEVPVPQDLAGGYTHERHKLNYLTMQKAGNLFMITGNEKYAVYIHDMLLQYAKLFPTLSLHPSEKSYTRGKLFWQSLNDANWMVYTSQAYDCIYDWLNEEQKENLEKNLFRPYADFLSVENPQFFNRIHNHSTWACAGVGMMGLVMKDEELIQRALYGLEIDTLAVGVKDNDGGSILAPGQNRAGFLAQMDMLFSPDGFYAEGPYYQRYAIYPFVVFAASLENARPDLKIFEHRENILAKAVYALVNLADSDGEFYPINDAQKGMSYYSRELVSAVDIVYHFAGQNPELLSIAEKQEKVLLDATGFSVAQAITQGKAKPFIPKSLELRDGADGSEGGVGILRMNHSGGDINAVLKYTAQGMGHGHYDKLSYSLYENGDEVLQDYGVARFVNIEQKDGGGYLKENKTFSKQTIAHNTLVVDQNTNYGGKIDKANLHHSDRFFFDKNRSDIQIASAKDVNAYEGVAMQRTICLVADSLFEKPLVIDLFDVRAVESHSYDLPYYYFGQILSSNSNYKTNATLQPMGEKNGYQHIWEEGRSDQLPSNTKMTWMQDYKFYSWTAVTGDGDEFLLGRIGANDPHHNLRSDPMFMLRRQAKNAVFASVLESHGQYSPVSEFSTNAFSMVDNISITFQSEEFIALSIRHTGGSELRLVVCRLDNGTDTTHEIEIDAEKLVWTGPYYYQVK; encoded by the coding sequence ATGAGTGATCGTATAGTGAAGATAGATTTAGTAGTACATCGTATAGTGCTTATTGGGTGTTTGAACCTGCTGCTGTTGTGCGTCATGGCATCATGCAGTCAGGAACAAAAGACAACAGTGGGTTTGAATCACCAAAGTATTTTGTTTGATAAACAGTCTCTTGCTTTGATTCAAAAGGAGTATAAAAATATTCCTTTGTTCAATGAATCAATTCAAGAGGCGATGAGGCAAGTGGAACAGGAGATTGCCAACGGTATAGAGGTTCCTGTACCTCAGGATTTGGCAGGTGGATATACCCATGAGCGTCACAAGCTGAACTACTTGACCATGCAAAAGGCAGGTAATCTTTTCATGATCACTGGTAATGAGAAATATGCTGTTTATATCCATGATATGCTACTGCAATATGCGAAACTCTTCCCTACCTTGTCGTTGCACCCAAGTGAAAAATCCTATACTAGAGGTAAGCTTTTTTGGCAGTCTCTTAATGATGCCAACTGGATGGTGTACACAAGCCAGGCCTATGATTGTATATATGATTGGTTGAATGAGGAGCAGAAAGAAAATCTAGAGAAAAACTTATTCAGACCCTACGCAGATTTTCTTTCGGTAGAAAATCCCCAGTTCTTTAACCGTATTCATAATCATAGTACTTGGGCCTGTGCAGGTGTAGGCATGATGGGCTTGGTAATGAAGGACGAAGAATTGATTCAACGTGCTTTGTATGGATTAGAAATTGATACTTTGGCAGTGGGTGTCAAGGATAACGACGGAGGCAGTATTTTGGCTCCTGGTCAAAATAGAGCAGGCTTCTTGGCACAGATGGATATGCTGTTCTCACCTGATGGCTTTTATGCCGAAGGTCCCTATTATCAGCGGTATGCAATTTATCCTTTTGTGGTATTTGCAGCGAGCCTTGAGAATGCCAGACCTGATTTGAAAATATTCGAACATAGAGAAAATATCTTGGCCAAAGCTGTATATGCACTGGTCAATCTAGCAGACAGTGATGGGGAATTTTATCCGATCAATGATGCGCAAAAGGGCATGTCTTATTACTCCAGAGAACTCGTGTCTGCAGTAGATATTGTGTATCATTTTGCGGGTCAAAACCCTGAGCTACTTTCTATAGCAGAAAAACAAGAAAAAGTACTCTTGGATGCTACGGGCTTTAGTGTGGCGCAAGCTATCACTCAGGGTAAAGCCAAACCATTCATTCCCAAGTCTTTGGAGCTGAGAGATGGAGCTGACGGTAGCGAAGGTGGTGTAGGCATCCTCAGAATGAATCACAGTGGTGGAGATATCAACGCTGTATTGAAATACACTGCCCAAGGAATGGGACATGGTCACTATGACAAACTTTCTTATTCGCTGTATGAAAATGGCGATGAAGTGCTACAGGATTATGGGGTGGCGAGATTTGTTAATATTGAACAAAAGGATGGGGGAGGATACCTCAAAGAAAACAAGACTTTTTCGAAGCAAACGATTGCTCACAATACGCTGGTAGTGGATCAAAACACCAACTATGGAGGTAAAATAGACAAAGCCAATCTCCATCATTCAGATCGATTTTTCTTTGATAAGAACCGCTCTGATATTCAGATAGCTAGTGCCAAAGATGTAAATGCCTATGAAGGGGTCGCTATGCAGAGAACCATTTGTCTCGTCGCAGATTCATTGTTTGAAAAGCCGCTCGTTATAGATCTGTTTGATGTGCGTGCAGTTGAGTCACATAGTTACGATTTACCCTACTATTATTTCGGACAGATTTTGTCTAGCAATTCAAATTACAAGACAAACGCGACACTCCAGCCAATGGGTGAGAAAAATGGCTACCAGCATATTTGGGAAGAAGGCCGCTCAGATCAGTTGCCATCCAATACCAAGATGACTTGGATGCAGGATTATAAATTTTATTCTTGGACTGCTGTGACAGGTGATGGCGATGAGTTTTTGTTGGGTAGAATAGGAGCCAATGATCCACATCACAACCTACGTTCTGATCCGATGTTTATGTTGAGAAGACAAGCCAAAAATGCGGTTTTTGCTTCTGTATTGGAGTCACATGGACAGTATTCGCCAGTGAGTGAGTTTTCTACCAATGCCTTTTCTATGGTCGATAACATCTCCATTACTTTTCAATCCGAGGAATTCATTGCCTTGAGTATCAGACATACGGGGGGATCTGAGCTCAGATTGGTTGTATGCCGCTTGGACAATGGCACAGATACAACACACGAAATAGAAATTGATGCAGAAAAATTGGTCTGGACAGGGCCTTATTATTATCAAGTCAAGTAG
- a CDS encoding FadR/GntR family transcriptional regulator — protein sequence MELLNNFTQIVIETPVDKIINQIKELITSGQLKPGDKLPPERKLCEVFGIGRSHVRDAIKKLEFYGILKTLPQSGTVVAGLGMTALEGLISDVLRLEVKDFRSLVETRVILETNAAALAAQNRTEEDIENIESALAAYKKKKDAGIHAVDEDLMFHLSIAEASKNSVLKSLMLVITPDILTNYRELDACGDGRSDTALELHERILFYIKEQDIEKATQAMRDHLSDILDFSNTLQVEQFNLKKRKK from the coding sequence ATGGAATTGTTAAATAACTTCACACAAATCGTAATCGAAACACCAGTAGATAAGATTATCAACCAAATAAAGGAGTTAATCACTTCTGGTCAACTCAAACCAGGAGATAAACTTCCACCAGAAAGGAAGCTTTGTGAAGTTTTTGGTATCGGTCGATCACATGTAAGGGATGCGATAAAAAAGCTTGAATTTTATGGGATCCTCAAGACACTTCCACAAAGTGGGACAGTCGTTGCTGGACTAGGAATGACAGCCCTGGAAGGTTTGATTTCAGATGTTTTGAGACTTGAAGTGAAAGATTTTAGATCTCTCGTAGAGACCAGAGTTATATTGGAAACCAATGCTGCTGCTTTGGCTGCACAAAACAGGACAGAGGAGGATATTGAAAATATTGAAAGTGCTCTGGCTGCTTATAAGAAAAAAAAGGATGCAGGTATTCATGCGGTAGATGAGGATTTGATGTTTCACTTGAGTATTGCAGAGGCTAGTAAAAATTCGGTGCTTAAATCGTTGATGTTGGTGATTACGCCCGATATTTTGACAAATTATAGAGAACTAGATGCTTGTGGGGATGGAAGGTCTGACACGGCATTGGAGTTGCACGAAAGAATATTGTTCTACATAAAAGAGCAGGATATTGAAAAGGCTACTCAGGCGATGAGGGATCACCTTAGCGATATATTGGATTTTTCAAATACGCTACAAGTGGAACAATTTAATCTTAAGAAGAGAAAAAAATAA